From a single Flavobacteriales bacterium genomic region:
- a CDS encoding Rrf2 family transcriptional regulator: MLSLSCKAAIKAVVFLGSKLSSGERVSLKDVSVFIGENEHTVGKLLQRLVKADLICSLKGPRGGFYISPEQADLPVIRIVHTMDGDDVFKQCGLGLSKCSDSHPCPFHDGFKPIREQFRNLCEEYRVRDLYEGVNDGLTYLVG, from the coding sequence ATGTTGAGCCTCAGCTGCAAAGCCGCCATCAAGGCCGTGGTCTTCCTCGGCTCCAAGCTCTCTTCCGGTGAACGGGTGAGCCTGAAGGATGTGTCCGTCTTCATCGGTGAGAACGAACACACCGTGGGCAAGCTGCTGCAACGGCTGGTGAAGGCGGACCTGATCTGCAGCCTAAAAGGACCGCGTGGCGGATTCTACATCTCACCCGAACAGGCGGACCTGCCAGTGATCCGGATCGTACACACCATGGACGGCGATGACGTTTTCAAGCAATGCGGCCTGGGCCTTAGCAAATGCAGCGACAGCCATCCGTGTCCGTTCCACGATGGCTTCAAGCCCATCCGCGAGCAGTTCCGCAATCTGTGCGAGGAATACCGGGTGCGCGACCTCTACGAAGGCGTGAACGACGGGCTGACGTATTTGGTGGGGTGA
- a CDS encoding T9SS type A sorting domain-containing protein: MTNRTLFSILVLLTSWNLYGQVADAGPSPYLCGTNFDMFANVPEPPATGLWSLISGCGNVADQNDPFTPVVGLCVGENVWQWTIFGPNGATSDIMTITVFDDQLPAADAGQDITVVLPSTSAQLQGSPDPNPPVFCTWTLVAGTATIVSPNDPNTMISSLTVGSNVFQWSCDNGPCGITSDQVTVTVSPSTGIAQNEADMNWLRYDPTTQQLSLNTSGSVDRFTVQDISGRMVSDLGNGARTWSVAGKPAGVYIAKAMVNGYAHVLRFVVQ; the protein is encoded by the coding sequence ATGACCAACCGTACTCTTTTTTCTATCCTAGTCCTACTCACCTCTTGGAACTTGTACGGGCAAGTTGCAGACGCAGGCCCGAGTCCGTACCTCTGCGGTACTAATTTCGACATGTTCGCCAATGTTCCAGAACCACCAGCTACAGGTCTTTGGAGCCTGATCTCCGGCTGTGGTAACGTTGCGGACCAGAACGATCCATTCACACCTGTTGTCGGCTTGTGCGTGGGTGAGAACGTATGGCAATGGACCATCTTCGGACCCAACGGTGCAACTTCCGACATAATGACGATCACTGTGTTCGATGACCAATTACCCGCTGCAGATGCTGGCCAGGACATCACCGTAGTGCTTCCAAGCACCAGTGCTCAATTGCAAGGTTCTCCTGATCCAAACCCACCTGTGTTCTGTACCTGGACCCTAGTTGCCGGAACGGCCACGATCGTGAGTCCGAACGATCCGAACACAATGATCAGCAGCTTGACCGTAGGTTCCAATGTATTCCAGTGGAGTTGCGACAACGGCCCGTGCGGGATCACGTCAGATCAAGTAACGGTGACCGTTTCGCCTTCCACCGGGATAGCCCAGAATGAAGCCGACATGAACTGGCTCCGATACGACCCAACGACACAACAACTTTCACTCAACACTAGTGGAAGTGTGGATCGTTTCACTGTACAGGACATCAGTGGTCGCATGGTGAGCGATCTCGGCAATGGCGCACGGACGTGGAGCGTAGCTGGAAAGCCAGCTGGCGTGTACATCGCAAAGGCGATGGTGAATGGCTACGCGCACGTGTTGCGGTTCGTGGTGCAGTGA
- a CDS encoding DUF2249 domain-containing protein — protein sequence MTDSAHLPQELDVRVMVPMDRHRTLLKLFKELPVGERFIFINDHDPLPLYYEFRSIHGDVVGWEYLQRGGRDWKVMVTRQEDSVGREFTDISTLMDLRKMDPSDLRHVVFHRYGMMEEGHIMELIAATDPTEIHNIFCDSFEGQFSWTYLKKEPGEYVVHIRKEIGKKPPEEATSMVVNTFDVRPFHPAKRHDMVFDSFAELKPGEAFIFTNDHDPKPLYYQIEAENKLPFTWEYLQAGPEVWQVKVSKA from the coding sequence ATGACCGACTCAGCCCATCTTCCCCAAGAACTCGATGTGCGCGTAATGGTGCCTATGGACCGCCACCGTACCCTGTTGAAATTGTTCAAGGAACTGCCCGTTGGTGAGCGCTTCATCTTCATCAACGACCACGACCCTTTGCCACTGTACTATGAGTTCCGTTCCATCCACGGCGATGTGGTGGGTTGGGAATACCTACAGCGTGGCGGTCGCGATTGGAAGGTGATGGTGACGCGCCAAGAGGACTCCGTGGGACGTGAGTTCACGGACATCTCCACACTGATGGACCTGCGCAAAATGGATCCGTCGGACCTGCGGCACGTGGTCTTCCACCGTTACGGCATGATGGAGGAGGGGCACATCATGGAGCTTATCGCGGCCACCGATCCCACCGAGATCCACAACATTTTCTGCGACAGTTTCGAAGGACAGTTCAGCTGGACCTACCTCAAAAAGGAACCCGGCGAGTACGTGGTGCATATCCGCAAGGAGATAGGGAAGAAGCCCCCGGAGGAGGCAACGAGCATGGTGGTGAACACCTTCGATGTGCGCCCGTTCCACCCGGCGAAGCGCCATGACATGGTCTTCGATTCGTTCGCTGAATTGAAGCCCGGTGAGGCCTTTATCTTCACCAACGACCACGACCCCAAGCCGCTCTATTACCAGATCGAGGCGGAGAACAAGTTGCCCTTCACTTGGGAGTACTTGCAAGCCGGGCCGGAGGTGTGGCAGGTGAAGGTATCGAAGGCCTGA
- a CDS encoding T9SS type A sorting domain-containing protein, with translation MKFRTILFKYLHDTFIAWLLLGFVMFSHGVVFAQTVTNPGFESGTTGWTCDMEVNAASVYGGTGSDKVAEVDGHTNASSTADDRLLCQTITGFIVGAVYALEFDATRRASPSTPTTVSVTVSVAGALSAVVTRTGGWNMLRERLFFTATSTSHALRIKPDFTTSYGMLFDNFSVYVSSPLPIELVRFDAKPATNGVAIEWATASEHNNAGFEVQRSADLVVWESVSEVDGVGDGQLMNTYGTRDPSPLEGVSYYRLKQIDHDGTEAISEVRSVTYTPDRNTLLVWPNPASDQLTIRLDESDPSAQIFNALGQSMAIAQERIGSTVDLNIASLPAGSYCARTMGPQPKACWFIKQ, from the coding sequence GTGAAATTCCGGACCATCCTCTTCAAGTACCTACATGACACCTTCATTGCGTGGCTTTTGCTAGGCTTTGTTATGTTCAGCCATGGAGTTGTATTTGCACAAACCGTTACCAACCCCGGCTTTGAAAGCGGTACTACGGGATGGACCTGCGATATGGAGGTCAACGCAGCCAGTGTTTATGGCGGCACCGGATCGGACAAAGTAGCCGAGGTGGACGGGCATACCAATGCAAGCTCTACAGCAGACGATCGCTTGTTGTGCCAGACCATTACCGGTTTCATAGTGGGTGCCGTCTATGCCCTCGAATTTGACGCAACGCGCCGGGCCAGTCCCAGCACGCCCACTACAGTTTCCGTAACGGTATCTGTTGCAGGTGCGCTCAGTGCTGTCGTTACCCGTACAGGTGGGTGGAACATGCTACGCGAACGGTTGTTCTTCACCGCAACATCCACGAGCCATGCGCTACGCATCAAGCCCGACTTCACCACATCGTATGGCATGTTGTTCGACAACTTCAGTGTCTACGTGTCCAGTCCGCTCCCCATAGAACTGGTGCGTTTTGATGCCAAGCCGGCGACCAACGGGGTTGCTATCGAATGGGCAACAGCAAGTGAGCATAATAATGCCGGTTTCGAAGTGCAGCGAAGTGCTGATCTCGTAGTGTGGGAGTCCGTTTCTGAAGTGGATGGAGTAGGCGATGGCCAACTGATGAATACCTATGGCACACGGGACCCATCACCTTTGGAAGGCGTTTCCTATTACCGCTTGAAGCAGATCGATCATGACGGTACGGAGGCCATTTCCGAGGTGCGTTCCGTAACCTATACACCAGACCGGAACACACTTTTGGTATGGCCTAACCCAGCCTCTGATCAGTTAACGATCCGGCTGGATGAGTCGGACCCTTCTGCCCAGATCTTCAATGCGCTCGGCCAGTCAATGGCCATTGCCCAAGAACGGATCGGTAGCACCGTTGACCTCAACATCGCATCGCTACCCGCAGGATCGTACTGCGCGCGCACCATGGGTCCGCAACCGAAGGCGTGTTGGTTCATCAAGCAGTAG
- a CDS encoding cytochrome C oxidase subunit I has translation MGPALSSNVARTTSHKVVIPFYVYGAVSFLVATLLLLTSGDAFTGHYFQPHILAITHVMALGWATMIILGASHQLVPVLIENDLYSTKLGHASFALAAVGIPLLVYGFYTFNLGWIAQLGGSLVTGAVLAYSINIAFSISESKRMNVHAVFVFTATIWLLLTVSLGLAMLFNFTMFVLPQNSLYFLSLHAHLGLVGWFLLLVLGVGSRLIPMFLISKYSSPKLLWVVYLLVNAGLVLYGLLFLFRWSPSLSFIPAGMVLLALLLFAYYCKQTYNERIRKKVDDQMKTSLLAVALLLLPTLVLLALIGVLLTTSGAQTNVVLLYGFTIFFGWLTAIILGMTFKTLPFIVWNKVYRHRASMGKMPSPKDLFSEPVYQAMALAYLLGFVLFGCGILFSSKILLSAGSIALLATAVLYNWNVMQLVIHKPFRK, from the coding sequence ATGGGTCCGGCCCTGAGCAGCAATGTGGCCCGCACCACCTCGCACAAGGTGGTGATCCCGTTCTATGTCTACGGGGCGGTCTCGTTCCTTGTGGCCACCTTACTGCTGCTTACTTCCGGCGATGCGTTCACCGGGCATTATTTCCAGCCGCACATCTTGGCCATTACCCATGTGATGGCGCTGGGTTGGGCCACCATGATCATACTGGGCGCCAGCCATCAGCTGGTGCCGGTGCTGATCGAGAACGACCTCTACAGCACCAAGTTGGGGCATGCGTCCTTTGCCTTGGCCGCCGTGGGAATCCCGCTGCTGGTGTATGGTTTCTACACCTTCAACTTGGGCTGGATAGCGCAATTGGGCGGCTCGCTGGTTACGGGTGCCGTGCTTGCTTACAGCATCAATATCGCCTTCAGTATTTCGGAGAGTAAGCGGATGAACGTCCACGCGGTGTTCGTCTTTACGGCCACCATTTGGTTGCTGCTCACGGTGTCGCTCGGGCTCGCGATGCTGTTCAACTTTACGATGTTCGTGCTGCCCCAAAACTCGCTGTACTTCCTCTCCCTGCACGCGCACCTTGGTCTGGTGGGCTGGTTCCTGCTGCTGGTGCTGGGCGTCGGCTCGCGGCTGATCCCCATGTTCCTGATCTCCAAGTACAGCTCTCCGAAACTGCTGTGGGTCGTGTACTTGTTAGTGAACGCGGGACTGGTGCTCTACGGTTTGCTGTTCCTCTTCCGGTGGAGCCCAAGCCTCAGCTTCATCCCCGCAGGCATGGTGCTGCTGGCGTTGCTGCTCTTCGCCTACTACTGCAAGCAGACCTACAACGAACGCATCCGGAAGAAGGTGGACGACCAGATGAAAACATCGCTACTGGCGGTTGCGCTGTTGCTGCTACCAACGCTGGTGTTGCTGGCGTTGATCGGCGTGCTGCTGACCACCTCTGGAGCACAGACCAACGTGGTGCTGCTCTATGGTTTCACCATCTTCTTCGGCTGGCTTACCGCGATCATCTTGGGTATGACCTTCAAGACGCTGCCCTTTATCGTGTGGAACAAGGTGTATCGCCACCGCGCTTCCATGGGCAAGATGCCCAGCCCGAAGGACTTGTTCAGCGAACCCGTATACCAAGCCATGGCGCTGGCCTATCTGTTGGGCTTCGTCCTCTTCGGTTGCGGTATCCTCTTCTCCTCCAAGATCCTGCTCTCTGCTGGCAGTATCGCACTGCTGGCCACCGCCGTACTTTACAACTGGAACGTCATGCAATTGGTGATCCACAAGCCCTTCCGGAAATGA
- a CDS encoding metal-sulfur cluster assembly factor — protein MNIKTNNNEKCETGLEALRFVDDPEIGLNIVDLGLVYELEFGENDARKVTCTMTFTTEFCPMGESIQANTMEALKMAFPGYEVTVNITFDPPWTQEMISELGHLFLGN, from the coding sequence ATGAACATCAAGACCAACAACAACGAAAAGTGCGAAACCGGCCTCGAGGCCTTGCGGTTCGTGGACGACCCGGAGATCGGGTTGAACATCGTGGACCTCGGTCTAGTGTACGAACTGGAATTCGGTGAGAACGACGCGCGCAAAGTGACCTGCACCATGACCTTCACCACGGAATTCTGCCCCATGGGCGAATCCATTCAAGCCAACACCATGGAAGCGCTGAAGATGGCGTTCCCGGGCTACGAGGTGACCGTGAACATCACCTTCGATCCACCCTGGACCCAAGAAATGATCTCGGAGCTGGGTCACCTGTTCCTGGGCAACTAG
- a CDS encoding acyl-CoA carboxylase subunit beta, which yields MDIEASKNEDHNKLAVSDLNKRLHKIHQGGGEKRIAKQHEQGKMTARERIDTLLDKGSPRIEVGAFAADGMYKEYGGAPSAGVVVVMGYVSKRQCIVVANDATVKAGAWFPMAGKKNLRAQEIAMENRLPIIYLVDSAGVFLPMQDEIFPDKEHFGRIFRNNAVMSSMGITQISAVMGSCVAGGAYLPIMSDEALIVEGTGSIFLAGSYLVKAAIGEDIDNETLGGATTHSQISGVTDYQCKDDAECLKTIRSLMDKLGKPKDAGFSREKAVAPKADPKEIYSLLPMERTKPYDMREMIARLVDDSEFTEYKEGYGQSILTVYARIDGWAVGIVANQRKVVKSKKGEMQFGGVIYSDSADKATRFIANCNQKNIPLVFLQDVTGFMVGSRSEHGGIIKDGAKMVNAVANSVVPKFTIIIGNSYGAGNYAMCGKAYDPRLIVGWPSAQVAVMGGDQAAKVLLQIEVASLKKKGEVITAEREEEILGNIRQNYLDSTTPYYAAARLWLDAIIDPLDTRTWISMGIEAAAQSPATREFNMGVLQT from the coding sequence ATCGATATCGAAGCGAGTAAGAACGAAGACCACAACAAGCTTGCGGTAAGCGACCTCAACAAGCGATTGCATAAGATCCACCAAGGAGGTGGTGAAAAGCGCATAGCCAAGCAGCATGAGCAAGGCAAAATGACCGCCCGCGAGCGCATCGATACCCTGCTGGATAAAGGCAGTCCGCGCATTGAAGTGGGTGCCTTCGCGGCCGATGGCATGTACAAAGAGTACGGCGGCGCACCCAGTGCAGGTGTGGTGGTGGTGATGGGTTACGTTAGCAAACGCCAATGCATTGTGGTGGCCAATGACGCCACGGTGAAGGCCGGGGCCTGGTTCCCGATGGCCGGCAAGAAGAACCTGCGCGCACAGGAGATCGCGATGGAGAATCGCTTGCCGATCATCTACTTGGTGGACAGCGCGGGCGTTTTCCTGCCGATGCAGGATGAGATCTTCCCGGACAAGGAGCATTTCGGACGCATCTTCCGCAACAACGCGGTGATGAGCAGCATGGGCATTACGCAGATCAGCGCCGTGATGGGCAGCTGTGTGGCGGGTGGCGCCTATTTGCCGATCATGAGCGACGAGGCCCTGATCGTTGAAGGCACCGGCAGCATTTTCCTTGCGGGCAGCTACTTGGTGAAGGCCGCCATTGGTGAGGACATCGACAACGAGACCCTCGGCGGTGCCACTACGCACAGCCAGATCAGTGGCGTTACTGACTACCAGTGCAAGGACGATGCGGAGTGTTTGAAGACCATTCGCAGCCTTATGGACAAGCTGGGCAAGCCGAAGGACGCGGGTTTCAGTAGAGAGAAGGCCGTTGCTCCAAAAGCCGACCCGAAGGAGATCTACAGCCTACTCCCCATGGAGCGCACCAAGCCTTACGACATGCGCGAGATGATCGCACGCTTGGTGGACGATAGCGAATTCACCGAATACAAAGAGGGCTACGGCCAAAGCATCCTCACCGTCTATGCCCGCATCGATGGCTGGGCAGTGGGCATCGTGGCCAACCAGCGCAAAGTGGTGAAGAGCAAGAAGGGCGAGATGCAATTCGGTGGCGTGATCTACAGCGACAGCGCCGACAAGGCCACGCGCTTTATTGCCAACTGCAACCAGAAGAACATTCCGCTGGTCTTTTTGCAGGACGTCACCGGCTTTATGGTGGGCAGCCGCAGCGAACATGGCGGCATCATCAAGGACGGTGCGAAAATGGTGAATGCCGTGGCCAACAGCGTCGTACCAAAATTCACCATCATCATCGGCAACAGTTACGGCGCCGGCAACTACGCCATGTGCGGCAAAGCCTACGACCCGCGCTTGATAGTAGGTTGGCCCAGCGCCCAAGTAGCGGTTATGGGTGGCGACCAAGCCGCGAAAGTCTTGTTGCAGATCGAAGTCGCATCGCTCAAGAAAAAGGGCGAAGTCATTACCGCGGAACGCGAAGAAGAGATCCTTGGCAACATCCGCCAGAATTACTTGGACAGCACTACACCCTACTACGCCGCAGCACGGTTGTGGTTGGATGCGATCATTGATCCGCTGGATACGCGGACTTGGATTTCGATGGGTATTGAGGCTGCGGCGCAATCTCCGGCGACGAGGGAGTTTAATATGGGGGTTTTGCAGACGTGA
- a CDS encoding DUF2249 domain-containing protein, whose protein sequence is MITINANTKIATLLKEHPAALEAIISLSPKYTKLRNPLLRKLIASRATIRMASKIGGVTPEDFFAKMEPLGFGIDRSVNGEEVKTLAPMPDFMKQVTPENVLELDVRPILNEGKDPFNLILGKVKALEPLQTLKIINDFEPIPLILLLEKQGFKTYSEVVDDGTYHTWFFKSEASTIPDATVKGNDDDFETWVKKFEGHTTTIDVRHLEMPLPMLTILDELDKLPEGQALFVDHKRIPVFLLPELEERKFEYRAKEISEGNVKLFIFKP, encoded by the coding sequence ATGATCACGATCAACGCCAATACCAAGATCGCAACGCTGCTGAAGGAGCACCCAGCGGCCTTGGAGGCGATCATCAGCCTTTCGCCCAAGTACACCAAGCTGCGCAATCCGCTGCTGCGCAAACTGATCGCCTCGCGCGCCACCATTCGCATGGCCAGCAAGATCGGCGGCGTAACGCCGGAGGACTTCTTCGCCAAAATGGAACCGCTGGGTTTCGGCATAGACCGATCCGTGAACGGGGAGGAGGTCAAGACACTTGCGCCCATGCCGGATTTCATGAAGCAGGTCACGCCGGAGAACGTGCTGGAACTGGACGTGCGGCCCATCCTCAACGAAGGCAAGGATCCCTTCAATCTGATCCTTGGAAAGGTGAAGGCCTTGGAGCCCCTGCAAACGCTGAAGATCATCAACGACTTTGAACCGATCCCGCTGATCCTGCTGTTGGAAAAACAAGGCTTCAAAACCTACTCGGAAGTGGTGGACGACGGTACGTACCACACGTGGTTTTTCAAGTCGGAAGCCAGCACCATCCCCGACGCCACCGTGAAGGGCAATGACGATGACTTCGAAACTTGGGTGAAGAAATTCGAGGGCCACACCACCACCATCGACGTGCGTCATTTGGAGATGCCTTTGCCCATGCTCACCATCTTGGACGAGTTGGATAAGCTTCCCGAGGGCCAAGCGCTTTTCGTGGACCACAAGCGGATCCCCGTGTTCCTGCTGCCCGAATTGGAAGAACGCAAATTCGAGTACCGCGCCAAGGAGATCAGCGAGGGCAACGTGAAGCTCTTCATCTTCAAGCCCTGA
- the ric gene encoding iron-sulfur cluster repair di-iron protein, protein MAGGNTSEGNNLDVTKLAPREKHATIFARYHALKEGESLTIHNDHDPKPLYYQMQGEMGDVFTWEYLEQGPAWWRVKITKRPTGVGSETLAEIVTKDMGKAEVFKKYGLDFCCNGHLTVREACAAKGLDVVRIEQELREGNHANTSAALPYNDWNIDFLADFIVNTHHAYLRKTIPDLQQYAAKVEQVHAHNHPELHQVRKLVDEVAAEFNAHLPEEERNMFPYIKQLVAAKNSGQPLPASTMGRFKDNMETLMKEHASVGGKLDEINEVTQGYTLPSDACASYTLLYRTLHELEDDTHVHIHLENNILFPKAAELERSMH, encoded by the coding sequence ATCGCTGGTGGGAACACTTCCGAAGGGAACAACTTGGACGTTACGAAGCTGGCGCCACGGGAAAAGCACGCCACCATTTTCGCACGCTACCATGCCCTGAAAGAAGGGGAGAGCCTCACCATCCACAACGACCACGACCCTAAGCCCTTGTACTACCAGATGCAAGGCGAGATGGGCGATGTCTTCACCTGGGAATATCTGGAACAAGGCCCTGCGTGGTGGAGGGTGAAGATCACCAAGCGGCCTACCGGCGTAGGATCTGAAACTCTTGCGGAGATCGTGACCAAGGACATGGGGAAGGCGGAGGTCTTCAAGAAGTACGGCCTTGATTTCTGCTGCAACGGCCACCTCACCGTGCGGGAAGCATGCGCTGCCAAGGGTCTGGATGTCGTCCGGATAGAGCAGGAGCTGCGCGAAGGGAACCACGCGAACACTTCAGCTGCGCTGCCTTACAACGATTGGAACATCGATTTCCTGGCGGACTTCATTGTGAACACGCACCACGCCTACCTGCGCAAGACCATCCCCGACCTGCAGCAGTATGCGGCCAAGGTGGAGCAAGTACACGCGCACAACCATCCTGAACTGCACCAAGTGCGCAAGTTGGTGGACGAGGTGGCTGCGGAATTCAACGCACATCTGCCCGAAGAGGAGCGCAACATGTTCCCCTACATCAAGCAATTGGTGGCTGCCAAGAACAGCGGACAGCCTTTGCCCGCGAGCACCATGGGCCGCTTCAAGGACAACATGGAAACCTTGATGAAAGAGCATGCTTCGGTCGGCGGAAAGCTCGACGAGATCAACGAGGTGACCCAAGGCTACACCTTGCCGAGCGACGCCTGCGCGAGCTACACCTTGCTCTACCGCACGCTGCACGAGTTGGAGGATGATACCCACGTGCACATCCACTTGGAGAACAATATCCTCTTCCCCAAGGCCGCGGAATTGGAACGTTCGATGCACTGA
- a CDS encoding heme-binding domain-containing protein, with protein MIKRVLLIALGIFLVAQLAQPDRSVPAIDPAQDMLTVTGAPAEIQQLVIGACYDCHSYKVNYPMWAYITPVNFWVQDHINEGREKVNYSRWDQFAGNHEAAESGETVAEGEMPPNNYEVMHGHAQLTAAQKETLVAWFDANIRGGKKSSSHKEKEKD; from the coding sequence ATGATCAAGCGCGTCCTTTTAATTGCACTCGGTATTTTCTTGGTGGCCCAATTGGCCCAACCGGATCGGAGCGTTCCCGCTATCGATCCAGCACAGGACATGTTGACGGTTACCGGGGCTCCTGCGGAGATACAGCAGCTCGTGATCGGTGCGTGCTATGATTGCCATAGCTATAAGGTGAACTATCCGATGTGGGCCTACATCACACCCGTGAATTTCTGGGTACAGGACCATATCAACGAAGGGCGCGAAAAGGTGAACTACTCGCGCTGGGACCAATTCGCAGGAAACCACGAGGCAGCGGAGAGTGGAGAAACCGTCGCAGAAGGTGAGATGCCGCCGAACAACTACGAAGTCATGCACGGCCATGCACAGTTGACGGCTGCGCAGAAGGAGACACTCGTTGCTTGGTTCGATGCCAACATACGGGGCGGCAAAAAATCCAGTTCACACAAGGAGAAAGAGAAGGACTGA
- a CDS encoding NAD(P)H-dependent oxidoreductase encodes MPNILVINGSTREASTNGLFIKAIIKLAADLAHFTVFPSIADLPQFNPDLDVDPAPIPVSHFRTLLATADGILICTPEYAMGVPGSLKNALDWTVSTADFRAKPVMLVTASLSGEKAQASLIDTLKVIEALLDAETTALVKFARTKVNSEGVITDAEALADVQRALEAFMNSVARILK; translated from the coding sequence ATGCCCAACATCCTTGTCATAAACGGTAGCACGCGCGAAGCATCTACTAATGGACTCTTCATCAAGGCCATCATCAAGCTCGCGGCCGATCTTGCGCACTTCACCGTATTCCCTTCCATTGCTGACCTTCCACAGTTCAACCCTGACCTTGATGTGGATCCAGCACCAATTCCTGTATCTCATTTCAGAACCTTACTTGCGACTGCGGATGGCATACTTATCTGCACGCCGGAATATGCCATGGGCGTGCCGGGTTCTTTGAAGAATGCCTTGGACTGGACCGTTTCAACTGCTGATTTCCGCGCGAAGCCGGTGATGCTTGTCACTGCCTCGCTCTCCGGTGAAAAGGCGCAAGCTTCTTTGATCGATACCCTAAAGGTGATCGAGGCTTTGCTCGATGCGGAAACCACAGCGTTGGTAAAATTTGCGCGAACAAAAGTCAACTCAGAAGGTGTGATCACCGATGCGGAAGCATTGGCGGATGTTCAAAGAGCATTGGAAGCTTTCATGAATTCCGTTGCCAGAATATTGAAGTAG
- a CDS encoding DUF1624 domain-containing protein, translated as MAKTLTASRSTSIDLLRGIVMVIMALDHVRDYFHADAFLYSPTDLEATNIPVFFTRWITHYCAPIFVFLAGTSAWFVHQRKTTRDTSLFLLKRGLWLIVVECFLVGFGWMFNPTFPFFGLQVIWAIGVSMVAMAALVHLQLRWVGLIGAVLVFGHNALDSIHVENVWWYFLHERGSIEMFGRTAIFAYPVIPWIGTMALGYCFGVLYGKGYTSEVRTRMLMRLGLATTFLFIALRALNDYGDPHPWETQASRSFTVLSFLNLTKYPPSLLYLLMTMGPAILFLAATEKVKGWFASALIVFGRVPFFYYILHIYLIHALALIAAQLTGFGWQSMVLDTPVWWSEELVGYGFSLPVVYLVWIGVVVALYPLCVWFNKLKSNNRQWWWLSYL; from the coding sequence ATGGCTAAGACCCTCACCGCTTCCCGTTCCACATCCATCGATCTGCTGCGCGGCATCGTGATGGTGATCATGGCCTTGGACCATGTGCGCGATTACTTCCATGCGGATGCGTTCCTGTATAGTCCTACTGATCTGGAGGCGACCAACATTCCTGTGTTCTTCACGCGCTGGATCACACATTATTGCGCGCCCATTTTCGTGTTCCTGGCCGGCACCTCCGCGTGGTTCGTCCACCAGCGGAAGACCACACGAGACACATCGCTCTTCTTGCTGAAACGCGGGCTTTGGCTGATCGTGGTGGAATGCTTTCTGGTTGGTTTCGGTTGGATGTTCAACCCGACCTTTCCGTTCTTCGGGCTACAGGTGATCTGGGCCATTGGGGTAAGCATGGTAGCCATGGCTGCCTTGGTGCATTTGCAACTACGCTGGGTAGGACTGATCGGTGCTGTTCTTGTTTTTGGACACAACGCATTGGACAGCATTCATGTTGAGAACGTATGGTGGTATTTCCTGCATGAACGGGGTAGCATTGAGATGTTCGGTCGCACTGCGATCTTTGCCTATCCCGTAATTCCATGGATCGGCACCATGGCTTTGGGTTACTGCTTCGGCGTGCTCTACGGTAAAGGCTATACTTCGGAGGTCCGTACACGGATGCTGATGCGTTTGGGTTTGGCCACCACGTTCTTATTCATCGCCTTGCGTGCTTTGAACGATTACGGTGATCCACATCCATGGGAAACCCAGGCGTCCAGATCATTTACCGTGTTGTCCTTCCTGAACCTTACGAAGTATCCACCGAGTCTATTGTATCTGCTGATGACCATGGGACCTGCGATCCTCTTTCTAGCTGCAACGGAAAAGGTGAAGGGCTGGTTCGCTTCGGCATTGATCGTCTTCGGACGCGTGCCGTTCTTCTATTACATCCTGCATATTTACTTGATCCATGCGTTGGCGCTGATCGCAGCGCAGCTCACCGGTTTCGGTTGGCAGAGCATGGTGTTGGATACGCCCGTTTGGTGGTCCGAGGAATTAGTGGGTTATGGCTTTTCCTTACCCGTGGTCTACTTGGTCTGGATAGGTGTAGTGGTCGCACTTTACCCGCTGTGCGTTTGGTTCAACAAGCTGAAGAGCAATAACCGACAGTGGTGGTGGTTGAGTTACTTGTAG